In Klebsiella aerogenes, the DNA window CGGATATCGCGCAATGGGTAGGGGTATGCCAGTCGCGGGATATTAACGCCCTGCAGACCGCCGGATTGTTACTGAGCTGGGGAATGGTCGATCGGGCGCAGGACGTACTGGTTACGCTGAATTGCCAGAAAACGCTACCACTCTATTTACAAGCCAGCCTGAGCGAGGGTGACGAGCGTGTCGCGCTGATAAACCGCGCCCATGAGGCGTTTCCTGACTTCGTGCGTTTCCCTAATCTATTAGTAGAAGTGGCTGCGCTGGAGAATGTGACGGAGTGCTATTTTGCCCAGCATCTGCTTGCCTGTTTCCACTACAGTCGCCGTAACTACGAGAAAGCAACTCAGCTGTGGCTGCGCTGTGTTGAAATGGCTCCTGATTTCGCTGATGGGTGGCGAGGGATAGCGATTCATGCGTGGAATAAGCAGTCTGATGCTGGCCTGGCGGCAACCTATCTGGATAAAGCCTGTGAACAGCAACCTGAGGATGCCCGTCTGTTGTTTGAGCGAGATCTGCTGGATAAGCTTACTGCCGCGGAGCCAGAAAAACGCCTCGCCCGGCTGGAGGCCAATCTTGCTACGGCGCTGAAACGTGATGATTTAACGGCTGAGTTACTACATTTGTGGCATTTTGCCGGGAAAGTTGAGCAAGCCGCCGGTGTCCTGGCTTCGCGTAAGTTTCATCCGTGGGAAGGTGGTGAAGGAAAAATAACCAGCCAGTTTATTCTCAACCATTTGCTGCAGGCCTGGCAGCATATTCATCAACAGCAACCGCAGCAGGCTGAAGAGTTATTGCTCTCCGCGTTGCATTATCCGGATAACCTTAGCGAAGGGCGATTGCCGGGGCAAACCGATAACGATATCTGGTTTTGGCTAGGTATTTGCGCCAGGCAGCAGGGCAGGGATGAGCGGGCCCTTGAGTGTTTCCACAAAGCAGCGCTGGGCGAGCGGACTATCAATATCCATAGCTACTACAACGATCAGCCAGTGGACTATCTCTTCTGGCAAGGTATCGCCTTGCGGATGCTTGGTGAACACTCGGTCAGCACCCGGCTTTTTAGCGATATGTTGAAGTGGTCGCAGCATATGGAAACTGAGCGGGTGGAAGCTGATTTTTTCGCGGTATCCCAGCCGGACCTGCTCGCGCTATATGCCGATATTCAAAAGCAACATCGGGAGAAGTGTTTGTTCGTACGCGTTCTGGCGACGGCAGGGTTGGGCGGGGGCGCAAGATACGAGCAAGCGCTGTCTGAACTTGAAACGCTGAATCCTGCCTGGGCAAAGGCGGCGCTGTTCCGACAGACAATACCGTTTGTGCAGCACCTCATTAACTAAAGAGTGTTTACTGTAATCTTTGAGCGGCCTGACCCGCCGCTTTTCCCGAGATGTTTAGAATATGTGAAATTATTCGGTGGTATGCCCGTTTATCGCCGGAATTAAACAACAATAAATGCCTGACCCTACAGGAGGCACGTATGTCTAAAAACAAGGTAGTCTCGTTTTTTTCATGTTTACTGTTAACGTTGTTGAGTATTTCATTCCCTGGCTTTGGCGCAGAGAAAGAGGTTACCGTCGGCGCTATCTATCTTGATACTCAGGGATATTACGCGGGGGTTCGCCAGGGCGTTCAGGATGCGGCTAAAGAGAACCAGGCGAAAATTCAGCTGATTGAAACTAACGCCCAGGGGGATATTTCTAAAGAGAGTTCGTTTATCGATACGTTGGTTGCGCGTAATGTCGATGCCATCATACTTTCTGCCGTTTCAGAAAATGGCAGCAGTCGTGCGGTTCGCCGGGCCAATGAGGCGGGGATTCCGGTCATTTGTTACAATACCTGTATTAATGAGAAAGGCGTGGATAAGTACGTCTCCGCTTATTTGGTCGGCGATCCCTTTGAATTCGGTAAAAAGTTGGGGGATGCTGCAGCCGATTATTTTGTCGCTAATAAAATCAGCGCGCCAAAAATTGCCGTAATCAACTGCGAAGCGTTTGAAGTGTGCGTGCAGCGGCGAAAAGGTTTTGAGGCAGCGCTAAAGGCGCGCGTTCCGGGGATGCAGATTGTTGCCAACCAGGAGGGAACCGTCCTCGATAAAGCCATCTCGGTAGGTGAAAAGCTCATTATCTCCTCATCCAGTCTGGACGCCATTATGGGGGAATCGGGCGGCGCCACGTTGGGTGCGGTTAAAGCCGTCCGTAACCAGGGAAAAGCGGGGAAAATTGCCGTATTCGGTTCTGATATGACAACAGAAATTGCTCAGGAGTTACAAAACTACCAGGTACTGAAAGCCGTTGTGGATATTTCTGGTAAGAAAATGGGCAATGCCGTTTTCGCGCAAACCATGAACGTCATTAATAAAACGCCGGTAGGAAACAAAATCATTCCGGTGGATATCGATACCTACGTTAAATCTGAAGACGGTAAGCAGTGGCTGGTTACTCATGTCGATGGTTTGCCTTGATGACCCCTGTCAGCTAACTGAGGTAGCGATGTTATGACGGCATTAGAACAAGCTTTGGTGCCCGTGGCGAAGATTGTCGGGGGAAATAAGCGTTACCCCGGCGTCGTCGCGCTGGATAACGTTGATTTTACCCTATCAAAGGGTGAGGTTCGGGCTCTGCTGGGAAAGAATGGCGCGGGGAAATCAACGCTTATTCGCCTGCTAACCGGTAGCGAAAGCCCCGATAGTGGTGAAATTTGGTTGGGGGGAACCCGTCTTGAGGGGAACGATGCGACACTGACCCGGCGCGCGGCGGAGTTAGGCGTCAGAGCGGTATACCAGGAGCTGAGCCTGGTTGAAGGGTTAACCGTTGCGGAAAACCTCTGTCTTGGCCAGTGGCCTCGCCGTAATGGTATGGTTGATCGGACGATGATGGTTCACCAGGCCGCAGAGGCGCTGGCGGCCCTTGGTGTTGATGTCGCACCTGATGCGCTGGTCGACACGCTGAGTCCGGCGCAAAAGCAACTGGTGGAGATCGCCCGCGTGATGAAAGGTCAGCCGCAGGTGGTCATCCTTGATGAACCGACGAGTTCGCTGGCCAATGCGGAAGTTGAGCTGGTGATCAACGCGGTAAAACGGATGTCGGCGCTGGGCGTTGCGGTAATTTATGTGAGTCACCGCATGGAGGAAATCCGCCGAATCGCCTCTTGCGCAACCATCATGCGCGATGGCCAGGTGGCGGGAGATGTTACCCTGGAGAGCACGACAACTCAGGAAATTGTTTCATTGATGTTGGGCAGGGAACATATTGATCTGCCGCTGGTGAAATCCGATACCTCGCTCACGACGCCGGTTCTGCGGGTGGCCCAACTATGCCACCCGCCTAAGCTGCATAATATTAGCTTTACGTTACACCGTGGCGAAGTATTGGGGATTGCCGGGTTACTGGGGTCGGGCCGCAGTGAGTTACTCAAGGCTATCATCGGGTTAGAATCGTTTTCCAGCGGAAACATTACGCTGAAAGGCGTGAGTATTCCGCGACCAGAATATACCGCAATGCTTAAAAACGGCGTGGGCTATACCCCGGAAAACCGTAAGGAAGCGGGGATTATTCCGCTACTGGGTGTGGATGAAAATACGGTGATGACTAACCGGCATAAGGTGAGTCAACGCGGTGTATTAAACTGGCAGCGGATTCAGGAGTTGACGGCGGTAACGATGAGTCGGATGACGGTCAAAGCGGCGACTACGCAGACTGCAATCGGGACATTATCGGGTGGCAATCAACAAAAAGTCGTGATCGGGCGCTGGGTTTATGCCG includes these proteins:
- a CDS encoding substrate-binding domain-containing protein encodes the protein MSKNKVVSFFSCLLLTLLSISFPGFGAEKEVTVGAIYLDTQGYYAGVRQGVQDAAKENQAKIQLIETNAQGDISKESSFIDTLVARNVDAIILSAVSENGSSRAVRRANEAGIPVICYNTCINEKGVDKYVSAYLVGDPFEFGKKLGDAAADYFVANKISAPKIAVINCEAFEVCVQRRKGFEAALKARVPGMQIVANQEGTVLDKAISVGEKLIISSSSLDAIMGESGGATLGAVKAVRNQGKAGKIAVFGSDMTTEIAQELQNYQVLKAVVDISGKKMGNAVFAQTMNVINKTPVGNKIIPVDIDTYVKSEDGKQWLVTHVDGLP
- a CDS encoding sugar ABC transporter ATP-binding protein; its protein translation is MTALEQALVPVAKIVGGNKRYPGVVALDNVDFTLSKGEVRALLGKNGAGKSTLIRLLTGSESPDSGEIWLGGTRLEGNDATLTRRAAELGVRAVYQELSLVEGLTVAENLCLGQWPRRNGMVDRTMMVHQAAEALAALGVDVAPDALVDTLSPAQKQLVEIARVMKGQPQVVILDEPTSSLANAEVELVINAVKRMSALGVAVIYVSHRMEEIRRIASCATIMRDGQVAGDVTLESTTTQEIVSLMLGREHIDLPLVKSDTSLTTPVLRVAQLCHPPKLHNISFTLHRGEVLGIAGLLGSGRSELLKAIIGLESFSSGNITLKGVSIPRPEYTAMLKNGVGYTPENRKEAGIIPLLGVDENTVMTNRHKVSQRGVLNWQRIQELTAVTMSRMTVKAATTQTAIGTLSGGNQQKVVIGRWVYAGSEILFLDEPTRGVDIEAKQQIYRIVRELAAEGKSVIFISSEIEELPLVCDRILLLQNGEFTRELLAPVNVDQLMSAILSTH